A window of Syngnathus acus chromosome 17, fSynAcu1.2, whole genome shotgun sequence genomic DNA:
CGAGCGCAGCAGCCAGCATGTCTGGTCAGCCGTCAGGCTGCGGCTTCCTCATGTCGGTGGTGGTCCATGGAGACTCTACGCTCAACGAGCAGGAGAAGGAGCTCAGCCAGCGGCTGCGACGCCTCTACCCCGCCGTTAACGAGAGCGAGACGCCGCTGCCTCGCTCCTGGAGCCCCAAGGACAAGTTCAGCTACATCGGGCTGTCGCAGAACAACCTTCGCGTGCACTACAAAGGTAAGGTCTCCTCGTCGGCAGGCTGGCCGGCTGGCGGAACCCCACTCGGGATGATGAAAGCCAGATCCCCGGCCGTCGAGACGATGAGGCTAAAAACAAAGTGGCTAGGCTAGCTTAGCCCGAGAGGACATCTTGCTGCTTGCTTTTCTCAGTCACTCACGAGCTGGTTCGCTCCTCAAGCGCAGGGGGGAACATAAACACTCCACTCAGCCCTTTACAAGCCGTTGGGGGAAATAATCGTCTGTCTTTCCGTGAGACAAAGCTTTTAAGTCCAAAACCTAACGCTGCACTTTTCCCCTTGTTGGGCTAATTGGGTAGCATGAGGGGCTAACTGTAGCAGTAAATGCATTCAGAATAAAGAATCCTGAAACGCTTTCTCGAAGCTTCCTGAAGAACGGAAGGTCAACCATAAACCTTTAAGTCCGCGTGTCATCTCATGTGGCCACTATTAGGCCTGCGTTTACATATGCATCCATTTAAGCCAGTGTTTCACCAAtcctttttcattcacggcacacctttaattggaaaaaaatctcaaggtacaccaccaacaaaaatctgttaaattttacaccagcttctatattgaaatgatccatccattttctgtattaCAAGAAAATATGTTGTGAaagtgctatataaataaagtcctattcctatatatgtatatgtaggGAGAGTCGAATTTTagattgtgtttctttttttaataaaagtgatagttttttttttttaaataaggttttagacagtgtaaggaaaaaatgtacaatccaggttctccggttgaactgcatgctctgatttccatcaGACCACAAACACATCATGGCTGTCAGAGTGTCACTGTtagcaaaagcacacagcagcaCACACCTAAACTGAATACGTGCCAATGCAATACAATCAAACCGACACAACATGATATCTCAAGATTCGCCACGCATGCGTGATTAGCAAGTGgtgaccaggccttgcgctaacTGACCAGTTTGGCcatcctgtttacaatgcgctctgtaattaatattggacaaaaacaaatgtgaatgGCGACTATGTGAATGCCTGCTGTCTCCTCTGATTCATCCATCTTTGATCAATAGATAGCTTTCCCGCAATGTCACAAGTTTGTCAGTGATGTCACACGCTTCCGTGTTCGAGGTCATTGTATTGTTGAGTTCAACTCGTGTCTCCACCGTCTAACTTTGTGAGAAGCACTGTGCCTAAGGAAATACAGCCCAGACAGTCGCGAACGCGCCTTCTCACGCCTTTGTCGTGTTTCCCCCGAGGGCACGGCAAGACCCCGAAGGACGCGGCGTCGGTGCGGGCCACGCACCCCATCCCGGCGGCGTGCGGCGTCTACTACTTTGAGGTCAAGATCATCAGCAAAGGGCGAGACGGGTACGAAAAGCGAAAACGCATACGCTCTGTTTGCAGACCCGTTCGCCACGTCACCTCAGCGCACGGCTGCCGCAAatcacaatgtgtgtgtgtatgtgtgctcTCAGGTACATGGGCATCGGCCTCTCTGCGCAGGGCGTCAACATGAACCGGCTGCCTGGTAAGACGACGCCGGCAAAGCTTTTGGTGGGACCCCCCTCGTTAGCTTAGGTTTAGCACGTGGAGCCGCCACAAAAGGTCTCACGTAGCACAACGCCGAGAATGCTTTGAGGAGCTTTCCGAGGGCGGCTCTCTTGGGCGTGTTGCTCTTCCCTCGGATTCCTAACCTACATTCGAGCGTCACAAACTGGTTCTGCTCGATGTGGTGCAAACTCCTCATTACGGTGATGGATGAACCGCAAAAGTTGTGCTTTGCCTCTACTCATGGACAACACGACTTGACGACTTCTAGTTTGGAGGTGGAGTGAGGCAGGCCCGCCCTTTAAACCAAAAGATAATGAGACGCTGTTGCGCTTCGTCCGCCAGGTTGGGATAAGCACTCTTACGGTTACCACGGCGATGACGGCCACTCCTTTTGCTCGTCTGGCACCGGGCAGCCGTACGGGCCCACCTTCACCACGGGCGACGTGATCGGCTGCTGCGTCAACCTCATCAACAACACCTGCTTCTACACCAAGAACGGACACAGCCTCGGTCAGCCGcatgcagtttttttgttttgtgagttTGCCGACATATTTCTCAAGCTGACTCTCTCTTTGTTCCCGTGCAGGCATCGCCTTCACAGACCTTCCAGTAAGTACTCGCGTCGGAATCAGAAGTTCATTGGGTGGCGGCATCGCAAAAATGCTCTGCGGATGCTCTGCCACCATTCAAATGATTTGCACACTTGCTGAATGTTGACTAGAGAGAGCTCTACACAGTGATGCCAGAAGATACTCTGTGTTGCTAATTGGGGCACTGGGGCGTTTGCTCCCGCAGCCCAACTTGTACCCGACGGTGGGCCTGCAGACGCCCGGCGAGGTGGTGGATGCCAACTTTGGCCAGCATCCGTTTGTCTTTGACATCGAGGACTACATGCGCGAGTGGAGGACCAAGATCCAGGCGCAGATCGACCGCTTTCCCGTCGGCGAGCGTGAGGGCGAGTGGCAGTCCATGATCCAGAAGTAAGAGCCTCCCAGCCTCCACCTTGCAACGCTCGCCTTCGTTTCACAATCTGTGCCCATCGCGTATCGACAGTTTCCGGGCGGCACTTCAACCATGTCACTGTTTTgcctcgtgtgtgtgtctgtctcacTCATGGTCCTGATGGGATTAAATGTTTGCGTCGCTATGATTACTCGCCCTGCCTGGATTTAATCCACACTCATCGAGCCTGCCGTTGTCTCGTCTCGTCGCCGGATTAAAAGCGTGAAGTCGTCAAGATGCCGATGTTGCTTGGCCGCGTTGCTGTCTCCAAATGTGACGCAGTCCAACTCTCCTCCACACTTTATAGAATAGCGTCTCTTCTGTTCTCATTCTCAATGTCAAGAAATGGGCAATGTCTGACATTAGAACCTCTGGTTTGATGGTTgtcaacaaagcaaacaaggCACCTTGAAATTAGCAGATGCGGTCAACTGTTGAGCAGTGGTAGCGCTTGTTTAACGGTGTGGCGTCTCGCCTGCAGGATGGTGGCGTCCTACCTGGTGCACCACAGCTACTGCGCCACTGCCGAGGCCTTCGCCAAGACCACCGACCAGGCTGTGCACGAGGAGCTGGCCTCCATCAAGAATCGGCAGAGTGAGTCCATCACCGCTCTCGCTCGCCGACTCCCATGCCGCCAATTGAATGCCGGATTATAAAAGGTGCGATTCTTGCGGGCGATTTGCAGAGATCCAGAAGCTGGTGCTGTCCGGCAGGATGGGCGAGGCCATCGAGACCACTCAGCAGCTCTACCCGACCCTCCTGGAGAGGAACCCGGACTTGCTCTTCATGCTCAAGTACTCTatctcctccaccaccacgcCATTTGAAATGCGGCGGTACTCTGACggctgcgtttgcgttcagGGTGAGACAGTTCATCGAGATGGTGAATGGGACGGACAGCGAGGTGCGCTGTCTGGGTGGTCGCAGCCCCAAATCTCAGGACAGTTACCCCAGCTCCCCCCGGCTCTTTGGCAGCCCCGCTCACAAAGCCGGCAGCTCGCAGTCGTCCTACCTGGCAGGTACGCCGCCGCGCCCCAGCCGCCGG
This region includes:
- the ranbp9 gene encoding ran-binding protein 9, with the protein product MSGQPSGCGFLMSVVVHGDSTLNEQEKELSQRLRRLYPAVNESETPLPRSWSPKDKFSYIGLSQNNLRVHYKGHGKTPKDAASVRATHPIPAACGVYYFEVKIISKGRDGYMGIGLSAQGVNMNRLPGWDKHSYGYHGDDGHSFCSSGTGQPYGPTFTTGDVIGCCVNLINNTCFYTKNGHSLGIAFTDLPPNLYPTVGLQTPGEVVDANFGQHPFVFDIEDYMREWRTKIQAQIDRFPVGEREGEWQSMIQKMVASYLVHHSYCATAEAFAKTTDQAVHEELASIKNRQKIQKLVLSGRMGEAIETTQQLYPTLLERNPDLLFMLKVRQFIEMVNGTDSEVRCLGGRSPKSQDSYPSSPRLFGSPAHKAGSSQSSYLAGADNCCNGVTSNKSHGSAPHGHKPCPPGSDVSLNGNRGQTAATSDVEMEVEHFTNGVTESSSNGFLNGSSKHLSEPDDCDADMEVESTQAKRQLCGGSQAAIERMIHFGRDLQSMSEHLRRECGKNSANKKMLKDAFSLLAYSDPWSSPVGYQLDAIQREPVCSTLNSAILETHNLPKQPPLAQAVGQAAQCLAIMARSGSGSCAFASVDNYLH